In Apium graveolens cultivar Ventura chromosome 10, ASM990537v1, whole genome shotgun sequence, the following are encoded in one genomic region:
- the LOC141693603 gene encoding transcription factor bHLH168-like, with protein sequence MNSAAASGSSQKLDRKTVEKNRRIYMKQLCCQLTSLIPPQHFNISRELSTQDQLDQAAAYIEQLKERIDKLKVKQEVLTRNSENGSSHPVPASFTLLPSVELRESGSSNIEVLIVSGIENNISLGDVISVLQQQEADVVSTNISRVGDRVFNTVHAQAKFSRVGVDTSRILQRLRELIIN encoded by the exons atgaattcAGCAGCAGCGTCGGGAAGCAGTCAAAAACTAGATCGGAAGACCGTGGAGAAGAATAGAAGGATATACATGAAACAACTGTGCTGCCAGCTTACTTCTCTTATCCCACCCCAGCACTTCAATATCTCCAGG GAGTTATCAACACAAGATCAGCTAGACCAAGCAGCAGCTTACATTGAGCAACTGAAAGAGAGAATAGATAAACTCAAGGTGAAACAGGAAGTACTAACTCGAAATAGCGAGAATGGTAGCAGCCACCCCGTACCAGCATCATTCACACTGCTGCCATCGGTTGAATTAAGAGAGTCGGGTTCCAGTAATATAGAGGTGCTCATAGTTTCTGGCATAGAGAATAACATCAGTTTGGGCGATGTCATCAGTGTTCTTCAACAACAAGAAGCAGATGTTGTCAGCACTAATATATCTAGGGTTGGAGATAGGGTTTTTAACACGGTCCATGCTCAG GCTAAATTCTCTAGAGTTGGTGTGGACACCTCAAGGATTCTTCAGAGACTGCGGGAATTAATAATCAATTGA